CGCGTACCCAGGCCAGGCCGTCCCGGAACGGCTGCGCCTCGGTGTAGCGGGCCGGCACGACCATCTCTCCGTCGGCGTCCGCGTAACCCCACCGGCCCTGGCCGCCGTCGCGGGCCGGCACCGGGGCCCGGTCGCGCTCCAACACCTCGTCCCAACTGCGCGGGTACGGGCCGAAGCCGCTCTCCGGGGCCCGGGCGGCGATGGCGTCCAGCCCGGTGCGGACCCGGGCCAGCAACTCGGCGTCCTGCTCGCCGCGCAGGTCGAGGGCGCGCTCGAAGTGATGGCAGGCCTCGATCAGCCGGCCCTGGTCGTAGCAGCAGCGCGCGGCGTGTTCGTGCAGGGCGGCCCGTAGTCGGTCGGGTAGTTCGACCGAGTTGGCCTCCGCGAACAGCCGGTCAGCCTCGCCGAACTCGCCCCGCCACCGCAGTACGTGGGCCAGCCGGGCCTGCGCCAGCGCGGCCCGCCGCAACTCGCCGGTCGCCTCGGCGTAGGTCAGCGCCATCCGCCCGTCGTCCAGCGCGTCGTCGAGGTCGCCGAGGACCCGCGAGGCCACCGCGCGCAGGCTCAGCAGCCGGGCCCGGGAACGGTTGTCCAGCGCCGAGGCGAGCTTGTCGGTGAGCCGATCCCGGATCATCCGCAGTTCCTCCGGGTCGTCCGCGAGTTCGCGCAGAGTCACCGGGTCGAGGCGCCAGCGGTAGCTTGCCAGCAGCTGTTCGGGATCGGGCGGCGGTTCGGGTACCGGCTCGTCGTCCGCCGTCTCTGGCGCCGCACCACCGTCGGCCGGCGGTGCGGAGACGGATGGTGCGGGCGACGCGGTGTCATCCGGCGGCGCGGTGGCACCTGACGACGCGGTGTCGGCCGGCGATGCGGTGTCAGTGTCAGCGTCACCCGGCGGTGCGGCGACGGGCGGCATCGCGGCCGGGGGCGCCGACGCCGGCACGGCGGAGATCGGTGCGGCAAAGTCCGGTGGCGCGGCGGAATCCGGGGACGCGGCGAAGTCCGGAGGCGCGGCGAAATCCGGAGGCGCGGCGAAGTCCGGAGGCGCGGCGGAGTCCGGGGGTGCGGACGCCGGCATGGCGGAGATCGGTGCGGCGAGGTCGAAGTCGGGCTCCCCGGGTGGTGCCGAGACCGGCGGTCGGGGTGGTGCGGAGGCGGGCGGCGCGGAGACCGGTGGTGTGGGCGGTCCGGAGACCGGTGACGGCGGTGCGGGGATCGGCTCCGGCGCCGGGCGGGCGGGTGCGGCCATCCCGTCGGTGGGGCGGGCGGCGCCAGCGTCTTCCGGAGCGTGCGGGTCGGGTGTCCCGGACGGACCGGGCGAGCCGAACCATCCCGGCAGGCCCTCGGGGACAGGCCGGGCGGTCGTGGGCGGCTCCGGCGGCGGTGGGACGTACCGCTTGGGCTGCCGGGCTGCCGGTGCCCCCGGGTGGCCGGGCTCGCCGCCGGCCCGGTCGCGCGGTGGCGCCGGCGGGCCGACCGGTGCCGCGTGCTCGGCGGCGGGCCGCGCGGGCGGTCCCGGGACCCGTCCCGGAGCTGCGGTACCGGGCGGCGGGGTAGGCGGCGCGGAGACGGGTCGTTGGGTGGGCGGTGCGGAGACGGGCCGGGCCGTGGGTGGGCCGGCGGCGGGTGACGCCGCGGCGACCGACGGGGTTGGCGTCGGCGGTGGTGTGGCCACGACCGGTTGATCGTGCAGGGGTGCCGGCCGGACCTGGTGCTCGTGCAGGGGTGCCGGACGGACCTCGTGCTGGTGCAGCGGCGCCGGCCGTACCGTGTCGCCGGCCGGTGCCCGGTCGACCCCGGCAGCGGCGGGTCGGTCCCGGTGCTGGCCGGGGAGGTCGCTCCGGGTCTCGTCGGGAGGTGCCGCCGCGTGCCGGCCCCGGCCCGGTGCGTGAGCCTCGCCCCGGTCCCGGGCTGCGGCGGCGGGCCGGCCCCCATGGGGCTGGCCGGCGGCGGGCTGGTGGTACTCCGGCGCGGGGGAGACCGGCCGGGCCCGCCCGGCGGCGGGCGAGACGGGTCGGTCCTGCTCGGGAGCGGGTGATACGGGCTGGTCCCGAACCACCGACAGATGACGCCGGCGCGGGTCCGGGTCGGGCGCGGGCGAGACGGGCCGCTCGGGGTCTGGCGACTGGGCGGCGGGCCGGTCGACGAACCGATCCGGTCCGGGCCGGTCCGGCACTCCGGTTGGCCGCCGGTCGTCGTGCCGTGGCCGGCCGGCACCCTGTTCCGGTGCGGCCGGACGCTGGTACTCGCGGTGGTCCCGTCCGCTGCTGGGCCTCAGTGGTCCGGGATCGGGCCAGGGCAGGTCACCACGGGGCGGGGCGTACGCCTGCTGGTCCGGCGTCGGCGCACCGGGGCGGTCCCGTTCCGGTGACCAGTCGGGGCGGGTGCCCTCGTCGGGGACCGCGCGGATCGGCTCCTCGTCGACGAAGCCGTCGGGATACGGGGCGGCGTCCGGATCCCCGGCAACGAAACCGGTCCGGTAGCCGTCCACCACCGGGCCGTCGTTCGGCCCGGAGTGCCCGGGATGGTGACTCCACTGGTAGCGGGAGCGCCGGGCGGCGTCGTCCGGCGGCCGGCCGTCGACACCCTCGACCGGCCGGTACGCGGCGGCGGGCCGGCGTGCCTCCTCGTCGGCCTCCGGTGCCCGCCCGGGCCTCGGCCGACCGGCCGGGGACACCGGCGCACCGTGGCGATACTGGTCGCGGTCGGTCGGCTCGACACGGCGTGGCCGACCGGTGTGCGGGTCGGACTCGCGCCGGTCAGGGTCGCGCCGGTCGGGCTCGCGATGCGGAAACCGGTCGGGTTCGCGCGGGGCGCGCCGGCCGCCGTCGCGCTGGGCGTGCCGGTCGGGTTCCCGCCGCGCATAGCGGTCAGGATCGAGCTGATCGGGATCGCGCTGCGCGTACCGGTCCGGAGCGCGTTCGTCGCGGCGGTCGGTACGCCGGTCCGGGTCGCGTCGGTCGGGTTGGTCGCGCCGGAGCGGTGCGCCCGCGCCGGTCCCCTGCGGCCCGAAGTCCGACCAGGTGACGCCGTCGCGCCCCCGGGCCGGATCGTCGTGCGATGACCGCCGCCCGTCGGGCCGGGACTGCTCCGGCCGCGAGCCGGCGAACGCCGCCCGGTCGCGCGGCCGGGCACCGTTGGCGCCGTCGGGCCGCCGCGGGTCGGGAACCTCGTGCCGGCCCGGCCGGTCGTCCGGCTCGCTGTCCCAGGACCGGCCGACGTACGCGCCGTCGGGCCTGGTCGGCGCGAGCGGTGGCACCTCGGCCCGGCCGACGGCGCTGGTCCGGCTCCGTGCGGGAGGTGGCCGGTCCTCGATGCCGATGTCACCCGGATAGCGCTGGCCCGGGAACTGCGGCTGCCACTCGTTGGTCGGCTCGGACACCCAGGAGGGCTCGGCGGGATCGTGCCACCGGTCGGCGTAGCCGCGACTCATCCGCCGGACCTGTCGCTGCGGCCGGGACGTTGCCGGGAGGCGGCGCCGGCCGCGACACGGGGACGCGGGACCGGCCCGGCGGCCCCGACGAGACCGGGTCGTCCGGCCCTGCCCGTGGCGGAGCCCGGG
This is a stretch of genomic DNA from Micromonospora sp. WMMD1082. It encodes these proteins:
- a CDS encoding WG repeat-containing protein, with translation MSRGYADRWHDPAEPSWVSEPTNEWQPQFPGQRYPGDIGIEDRPPPARSRTSAVGRAEVPPLAPTRPDGAYVGRSWDSEPDDRPGRHEVPDPRRPDGANGARPRDRAAFAGSRPEQSRPDGRRSSHDDPARGRDGVTWSDFGPQGTGAGAPLRRDQPDRRDPDRRTDRRDERAPDRYAQRDPDQLDPDRYARREPDRHAQRDGGRRAPREPDRFPHREPDRRDPDRRESDPHTGRPRRVEPTDRDQYRHGAPVSPAGRPRPGRAPEADEEARRPAAAYRPVEGVDGRPPDDAARRSRYQWSHHPGHSGPNDGPVVDGYRTGFVAGDPDAAPYPDGFVDEEPIRAVPDEGTRPDWSPERDRPGAPTPDQQAYAPPRGDLPWPDPGPLRPSSGRDHREYQRPAAPEQGAGRPRHDDRRPTGVPDRPGPDRFVDRPAAQSPDPERPVSPAPDPDPRRRHLSVVRDQPVSPAPEQDRPVSPAAGRARPVSPAPEYHQPAAGQPHGGRPAAAARDRGEAHAPGRGRHAAAPPDETRSDLPGQHRDRPAAAGVDRAPAGDTVRPAPLHQHEVRPAPLHEHQVRPAPLHDQPVVATPPPTPTPSVAAASPAAGPPTARPVSAPPTQRPVSAPPTPPPGTAAPGRVPGPPARPAAEHAAPVGPPAPPRDRAGGEPGHPGAPAARQPKRYVPPPPEPPTTARPVPEGLPGWFGSPGPSGTPDPHAPEDAGAARPTDGMAAPARPAPEPIPAPPSPVSGPPTPPVSAPPASAPPRPPVSAPPGEPDFDLAAPISAMPASAPPDSAAPPDFAAPPDFAAPPDFAASPDSAAPPDFAAPISAVPASAPPAAMPPVAAPPGDADTDTASPADTASSGATAPPDDTASPAPSVSAPPADGGAAPETADDEPVPEPPPDPEQLLASYRWRLDPVTLRELADDPEELRMIRDRLTDKLASALDNRSRARLLSLRAVASRVLGDLDDALDDGRMALTYAEATGELRRAALAQARLAHVLRWRGEFGEADRLFAEANSVELPDRLRAALHEHAARCCYDQGRLIEACHHFERALDLRGEQDAELLARVRTGLDAIAARAPESGFGPYPRSWDEVLERDRAPVPARDGGQGRWGYADADGEMVVPARYTEAQPFRDGLAWVRGPQSDRWSLIDLTGETVLGPTYLAARPFSDGLAWVVRDEHGWHAVDTAGKVIVPPGFAEVRPFRKGVAVVRREGWGAVDRTGRLVVPTRYHGFHTTLADGHYVDGFTDEGLAVVDLAGRKGVVDRNGQVIVAPAHPALLIHPVAFLATNGAGNWGALDRRGESLIDPMFHHPAAVVAEIEGLLTDANPVL